CCTTGCCCCACAACACCGGTCCCTGGCACAGGCGCTGTTaccgttccttccactggttcctgGAAGACCTGGTCTGCCATACCCAGGAAATCATGAAGTCACTTGGTTTCAGTGGACTCAATATCTAGGTTGTGTGGAGCACTGCTGGAAATGTGAAGCTGGATCAAATACTCCGGCTTTGAGGCATTTACAATCTAGCAGGAAAACAGCGTCACTGAAATAGCCCTGATATTTTCTAGTGCCAAACAATCAAACAAATAACGAATATTTTTCTGGTCCCCTTCAGGGTCCTGAAAACAATGGCATAGTTATAAGGCCTTTGAACATGTACAACATGCCTagcttctctctccctgacacctgcccctccacccTTTCACATCCCCAATTCCACTTGATTCAGCACTGATCATCACTCAGGGAGCAGCTACACATCTCGCTTTCCAAAAGCCTCCTTTATCCTCTGAGTTGAGGTAGAGACTTTTCTTAAAAACTTTCTTCAGCCCATGTGTCCTCAATTATTGCAGCTGTCTCAGTGTATTATAACTTACAGTTGTTTACCTGTTCTTTCCACGACAATGTAAATTTCTTGAGGACAGTGAATataatttgtttacttttatttccttGGTATCTAGTATACTGCCAGGCACATTGGGCATTTAATAACAAACATTTGATGAATGATAACTCTTTTACACAAGTGTATAGATATACACACTAAAGGCAGGATTGGGTGGTGTCAAGTGCTACTAACTGTGTTTTATTTGCCTTAAAGCTAAGCCAGAAATCCCCATGATCATGGAAAATAACTCCATGGGCTTTTTGGGGGAGGTAAGTAACTTTAAATCCTTTGGAAATCTATAGTATTATATGTGTTGCTGCATAGTTGCCAGGAATGTCCCCTTAAATGGCCTTCCTCCTTGGCCCCTGGACAAAAAACTGCTGATGGGGATGAAGGGAAGATGAACTGATTCTGGAAACCCAATGGGAATCGTTACTTTCAAATTTAGGCTCTCAGAATTGGAGATCTGCCTCCTTAGTTCTTAAattcctgaaaaaaaagaaagcagtccCAATTgtttaaactcatttttaataaaaattgagatGGATACTGAGAGAAAAGTAGGGCAGAAAACAGTGTGAGTTCTTCGTGCAGAACTAAAGTTTTTGCGCTAATCCATTTCTTGTAGCAGTTCTCccattgtttttgtttctcagtgACAAGAGAAAATGTGCCCTCTCGTGCTCCTGCAGAACATTGGCTATTTTTTTGGCAGCAGGAGGAAAGataggaaagaaaggagagaagactaggtcttctgacttcagcttcttagGAGTGGTTCCCAGCCGCCAGTCACTGGGGTTCGGACCCACTCCGGCTCCTCTTCTTATTGGCTTGGCCGTGGGGAAATTATTTCACATCGTTGCAGTTGGTTTTTCTATGTGAGGGGGGTAATATTAGCCGTCCATTATTGTTCATTCTAAGAATGGGAGTATTAAAGTTCTTAGCACGGTGTATGACATGTATTAAGTATTCAATTAAATGTCATTGTTGCTATTGTTATTACATTGTTGTTATTACTGTTATCTGTTTTAATCAGCTGTCTGGGGGCCTTCTGACTTCACCCAAGCTTTTTAGAACCACACataagggtgaaccaatggcaaaaaggaagacctttctctctgtctctctctctcactatccactcggcctgtcaaaaaaaaaaaaaaaaaaaagaaccacacatAAAATAAGTTTTCTCATTAATTCTCAAAGCATATCCTTTTACATGGAATAGGAGACAATTTTATTTTAGCTTCATTTCACCCTCAAGAACATAAAACAACCTATGATTTCGGGTCCCACTGAATATCAGACATATAATTTGACAGCTACACACAAATCATAGCTCAGATCTGTGGGACGATTTTGGAAAACTCTATATTCGCATTATCCATTTGTTTGTGTCTTGCCAATTTCATATATCAGTCTCTTAAATAGACACTGTATATATAAGAAACATTTAATCATTTTCATTCTAATACAAATGGGTTATTAAGTTTATTAGCAGGCTTCAattgtttaaataaaacaaataatccaatgaTTATTGTTCTTTGCCAGTGTTTTTCATTCTTAAAAGAATCACTTGCAGATTCTCAGTGCCAATGTTTATAGGTAAGATGGGCTCCATCCAGATGTAGAAATATATATTGGATCCAAGAATCACCATTTTATAAAACACTTTGCTTCATGTGCCATCAaatttccctttctctatctgtactAACCTAAGTACCAACTATGAAAATCAGAGAAATTTTCTACCTGGGGAATTAGTGAACAATCTGTCTCCAAACCTACAAAACCAGCTACAGGACATGACTTGTCTATGGGTCTTTTAAGATGTTGCCAAATGCTAGTTTCTCTGCACTCTAATATCTTTGTAAttcctactttatttttaattatttactaacTCTTCAAAGCTCTTTAGTTTTATCTCATGGCATTGCCAATGAGCCTCTGAAATAGGCAGGACATCtgttgttttacagatgagggtcTCTAATGAAGGGAGAGCTGGGATGTATGTTTATCACACTGCTATCCAGGCAAGAGGCTGTGACAAAAGGACATCCCGCTTCAGGATCAGAGGGCACCAGTAGCATGTCCTAACTTCACCTTGCTAATTATAGGTCCTCATCAAGTGGTTAATGTCCACCAACCTCAGCTAGCTCATCTCTAAAGCTAGGATCATAACCAATATTTCACAGGGTTTTTACAATTAAAATGTGTGCATAGTACTGGAGTCCCTGGTACACAGTAGCCATGCCAGAAatatttcttccttccccttATTTGTCATTCACCCACACTCTTTCACCCCTTGCTTTCTCTGCACACACATTCATAAATCTCCTATGTCACTGACTCTGGAGACAGTGTGTGATAATGAAAAAACCCGAGAAGACTGCGGATTCTGATGGAACTAGCTTTGAATTCTCTTCCTTTGCTTATCAACTCAAGCACCTGAGACTTCAGTTCTAAACTTCCACGTTGTGAATGGGGACAAGGATTTCAACCTCACTGGAGTTAGGTGAGGATCAAATAAGATATATGCAAAGTACTCACCACCTGGCAACTGCAAATGTCCAGCAATGCCCACcacccccctccttcctctgtgCTATAAATTCACTGCACTAGCAGCCTTCATTGGACTGGGAACTTGGTCAGTTTTGAGCTTTCTGTCTTATTAAATTTAGAAAGTTTATGACTATTCTAGTTCTTCAATATGGCTGACTCCGATTTTTCTGGAAAATAGTTTATTCTAACAATGATGCCTTTCAGACTCAGACATGCCAGAGCCATCCAAAGAGAGTGCCACTCATGTTTGTGTGCATTCCTGAGAGCAAGATTTCACCAGGGCGCCAACACAGCAGTCAGTCTCACTCCTGCAGCTGAAATGGGAAGGGAGTCTTGAAACGCAGCATTAGGGCCCCTCTAGGTAGCAGATTATTGCATTAGAGCAAAGGATGCTGAGTCAAATACCTCAATCCAGAGCTAATGatacagcagagggtggctcaagaGAGATGCATGGAAACTTCAAGGTTTATTCAACAGTTTAGTCTTTTCACAAGCCTCTTACACATCTTTTACTCCTGTGGTTTATGCTAGAACCTGATTATCTccatgaatgtttatttattcctttattataTTTGACAAAATTTAGAAccaaaaaatctaaagaaaactaCCTAATACGAAACATGGAAACTGAGTTGATTTGTGATTAAGATACCTAAAAAAGAAGAGAGTCTGTAACAATAGGAATCAGTAACACAGATACTATCCTCTTAAAAACCACACTGTGGATAACATCAGAATTCGGCATCAAAGCTCTAGTAGCTTTTTGCAAAATTCAgttctttgtgtatttatttggttCTAGTTTGCACTGATAAGTACCTGGGTTTTCACCACAGATGGAGAGGGAACTAAAGGCCACCACACCCTTGCAGGGAAACAACAAGGAGAGTTAAAACTTTAGCAGTCAGATTTCTAAAAGAAACCATAAGAGAGAGACACATAGGTGAGGGATGAAGGAACAGGATGCTGTCATTCGTCAGGATGGTGTCAGCTTTCCCGGAGGTGGGCACCCATAAGGTACATGAGCAATCCTTGAGATAACGGCATATTGTTTTTATCTCCTCCTGTCCTCCCTAGCTCTCTccccacacacccccacccccaactcagCTAAAGCAGAAAAGATTCTGGAGGCAGCTCCAGAAATAAAAGAGCACCAATGCAAAGGCCAGAGTCACTTCCAGCTGGATTCTACTCCATTCCTTGACATTTTAGGCATCGCCTTAGTGACCCAGAAAAGATTCCTCTCCCTTTGGACTGTTAGACTCCCTTTTCTGAAAGCATCCCTGAACACTTAAAgatgaatagtttaaaaaaaaaagcaaagaacaatGGATTGGCAAGCAGTTAGCACTTCAAGGCAAAAGTAAAATCTAAAGCCTACTGCTCAAATGAGTGACTGGTCTGTGCATACAAAACAAATCCAAGTGAACTCATTAAAACTGACCTCAGGATCTAAGAAACCATGCTCTGCCCTTCACTCATGGGGATAATCacggtcaatctctctctccatggTGCATGTTCCTACAGCACAGTCTTTCTCCCCCATCTTCACACAtcttctctatctctatttctacctTGTTTACTTTCAGCCTCTGTTCTCTCCTTACTTACCCTCATCGTTTTGCTTCCTTTTCCTTGCTGAGTTTCGTTTATCACTTTCTCACCAGCTACAGATCTTCTTATGAAAttagatttaaaattaaaatatttgtatgtttttcatattctttattcttttcttctctaatttgggtggcagagagacagaaaggaggatCTTTCatttggtgattcactccccaaaatgcctgcaaaggccagggctggctagaagtcaggaatgcaatccaggtcttcgatgtgggtgataggaacccaagcacttgagccattactgatACCTCTCACAAtatgcatcagcagagagctggagtcagaagcaagaGCTAGGAaatgaacccagcactctgacataggatatGTGTTTCCTAATCAGCATCTTCCCATCAAAGCTAAATGTCCATCCCACATTTGCTATCCTTAAAGTTTGAACCAAATGAGTTGAAAAGTCTTTAACTTTCTCTGTGCTGATTACACATGAAATAGTTTAAGTTTAGAATTGGTCAAAAAAACTCACAGGACTCAGGTGGGTTCATGATGAAACAGTTTTAATCCAAGCAGATGGTACAATAGTGCAGTAATGGGAGCAACAGATGTGTTTGGAAAGTCTGTAGTTCTCAGTCCCAAGCTTCTTTGTCTTCTCACTGCAGGCTCCTACAGAGCAAGCTTGCTATCCAGGTCTCACATCACAACCAGCATGCATGCAATGCCTCCATCCCAGGAAGCCTTGGCTCTACTCATGCTCGAGTCTCTGAGTGAGCAGGTCCTGTACGCTCAGGGTAGCTACCCAACCAGCCTGCACCATGAAACCACCAGCTCACTGAAACCAAGTGCCAAGATAAATCCAGTCATTCTTACTAACCATGTCTTGTGGACTTGTACATTCCACAATGATACAGGCCCAGGGAGGCAAACTACCATTCGTTTTTactgaattttgaaattttggccaagggtcagcacagctctaggAAGTGCACAGAGAAACATTTTGGTCGATTCATATCTGCTGAGATTAATGCCTGCTGGGCactttatcttaaaaataaaatcacactaAGCTACTTTGCTTTATATTTGAGCAAGATCAGAAACGGCTCTTTGCTATGAGTCTAAAGTTAATGTTTTCAGAACTGATCCCCCACTTCCCAGCCCAATTTAGACAAAATGGAAGGGAAGTGCTGCTGCAGGCGGGTCTTTGTCCCTGTGGTGTGCCTCATTCTCAGCCCTCACCTTCCACTTCATCGCCAGGATGGCCCTTTCCACCTCCTCCAGGGCTCGCTCCCTCCTCTCCACTGCCCTCTCTCGCCATTCCACTGCCCTCTCCCCCCAAAGCACCTCCTTTTCCCTCTGACTTGCCCACAAAGCCAGGGTACCCACCTGCTCCAAGAGCCTGCCCCAGTCGCCCTCAATGCCTGCGGGGAGCTGAGGCCCTTGAGGCCTTGAGTCCTGGCACTGCCTTGCCTGTGCATGGCCACCCTTCTCTAGCTCTTCCCTGTGCATGCTTTTCAGGTGCTTCCACAGGGCTGTGGTGCCCACATTGACCCCAGGGCCACGGCTCACCTGCCTGCCACACAGACGGCAGGTGGCATATTGGTTGGGATGGTGCCCAGCACGAGCAGGGGCCAGGTGAAAATACTCCCATGCCTCAGAAAACCGGGTCCCCCTGTTTTGGGGCATTGAGGCGGGCAAGGCACTGGTAAAAGACCCAACCAGTTCTCCCGTCTCACggatctcctcctcctcctgcatcTCTAAGTCTCCTTTTGCCTTCAGTCTGGTCccatccttttcttcctcttcctgcctcaTCATGTCTCCTCCTCTTCAGGACATGCCTGTGTGCAAGTCAAAGTTTTAATTGAGCCACAGCTTAGAGGTGGATTTGGGAAGGAACTATGTTAACTCTGGGGGATTCACAATAATGGCTTCGCTGGAGAGTCAGACATGAGTCAGACACCTGTGAAATGGTCTATGAGGACATTCCCTCCATGCTCCAGCTACTTACTGATCCCTTCTTGAGAATGCCAGAAAGAAACAACATGTTGGTTTCTGTAGCAACGGCGTCCCCAGTCCAACAACTACAAAGTTCCTTAGTGAACTCAGGGCTCTTGACATCAACCAGCACAACAGGAATTCTTGAATACTGAAAATTGGATTCTCCCCAGCCTGCTCCCACTGCCTTTGCACTCCTTGTTTTGGAAGCAGGAGGAAGAGCCTCAGGGTTCAGGCTGTTCCAGACGCTCAGGGCTGGGCTTCACTGGGTCTTCCTCAGAGTAGGGAAAAGCAAGTGCAGATGGATGCTGATATAGGAAGCAATGCAGCTTCCCGGTTGTACCAAGTACTCCAGAAGCTGCAAGCTTGCCAGCATCTGGATAGAATGCTTCCCAGCGTGAGATCACTTTGTCCCTAAGGCAGTCCTTCTAAAGCTGGGCTTCCAAGCAGCAGGCCTCACTGTGTTCAGTGCAAGGAGCCAGATGTGCGGCACATCTGCACAGACATGGTGTTGCCTCTTTGTCCTCAGCAAGCAGTTCACCACACTCCATCTTCCCTGGCACAACCACCTGCAAAACCAACAGCCAATGAAATCTTCCCAAAATGGCTTATGCCAGATGTTTGGCTTATTTATACCATTTTAAAGGTAAAcatataaatggaaaattatgCTGCATATCAAAAAAggcttatttttctcctttctgcaTCAGTTCATCAGTGAGTGAGAGCTTTATCCATCAAACTTTGCAACCCCAAACAGAAAATTACCCCGTAGTTACAAGTGAGTACTTACAGGCAAGCAAGGCTCTGAACTTGTGTCTGAGCCCTCTGGTGCAGAGTGACTGAGCTGCCTCACACCCTGGCAAATTAGCTGGCTCCTACCCCCAGGAGGAGGGCACCTCCACTTGTGGTATCCTCCCACTTCCAGGAGGGTTTGTCTCCAAGTGGGTGTGTCTCTGTTGGGTTTCTCTGCAACACTTAGACACAGGTGCAAATTCTTTCCTCATCCTTTCCACCACCAAAAGGATGTTCCTGGCAAGTGTCATACAGCAAAACACTCTGTCAAGCACCTCCAAGCCTTATTTCTGTTACTCCATGACTGAATTAGCTGCCCTCTCAACCGAAGACAttgaaggagggagaagaccaaaatATGAGAAAGAAACTGCATGCATCAAGACACCTGTGGCTTCAAGTATTTTACCACATTTTCAGACCATGAGTCTTGATTTTGGGTCTGGCATCAGCGACTGCTGTAAATACAATGAGTAGAAAAGCCAAAGAGCTTGCAGGAAAGCAAAGATTAAGTGAAAGAAAACCCGTGAAATTCAAGGAAATACGGCAAAGTGTGTAACAGATTTTGAATGCTGTCTATGATATTATGTAACTACAAGCGGAAAAGCTAAAATGTGATCGGCCTCTACTCTCAGAAGGGAGGGAATAATGACCGCTTaagcaaaatatatattatttatgcatatatagttgcatatatattatttatacataAACGTGAGAAGGAAAACCTAAGAGAAGACAAGAACATTTTATAGAAGGTGTtgatggaagaaaataatttgcaataTAGTTTAAAAGATAGAAATGGCATAGCAGAAAATATGTAGAGACTGATGTTAAATTTGAAATGGGAGAAAAAGAggataaaatatttcaaacaccAACAAAGAATTGGCAAGCAAATAGAGAAactgttcatttgtttgttttaagatttcccTCTCTAGAGTAAAAAGCTAAATGTTTTCAAAGCAACTATAAAGAAAAGCCTTTTGGAAAAGGTACTGTTCAAGCTTAGACAAATTTAATGTAGGTTAACATACATGTGGTCATGACTTCAGCATTTCATCTGTGGGAAGAAGGAAATGATCAGCATTAGAGTCTGACTTGGGGTCATTTTATCTGACCAATCAGGTTCATCATGTTCCAaccgtccactgccttccttctGCTTCTAGGGAAACATGCCCAGCTTCTACTTGGGCCTCAGATTCTCTGCCAAGGAACCCACTCCCATCCATTTGTCTTCAAGAATTTCCCACTACGTCTCAACATAGACCACCTGGAGAATTcatgcctgtctctctctgcccacatAACTTCACTTACTATATAATTCTTTGTGCTATTCGTCACTTATTCCACatgtacttaaaataattttataaaaaccaATTATTTGGATTTTCTGTCCATACAACCAGCACACAAGGAGTGTGACTTGTGGTGACTCCTTGGATGAGAAGCATGTATGCGTGTGCACATATACCCTTGTATGTAGCTACTTCTTACTTTTTcagatttgtcatatattttctGCTTATTCACTTAGGCCGAGTAGAAACTCCCAAATAAAAACAGATCCGATGACTCAGCAAAACTGTATATGTTTGACATTTGCAAAATCATTTGGCCTCAAGTTAAATTACTTTAGCCTATGACTTTTCAAGTttagagagactgagagggaTTTTAGGACAAGAACCATATTCCTAATGCAAACCTTACAACACAGAATCTGGAGATAGCACCAAATATTTGAAACCTGAATCATTCTAGAAAATGTGAAACCAAAGAATCCACAAGTCaaatctttttaacatttttagaaGTTGATAAGAGATTCCTTCAGTGAGGGATACAGTTGTGTTTTCAAATAAGGTGACTCCCACTTGTTGCTGGTATGACCACATCATCATTTTTGGGTGGGTTATCTGAAAACAGGGGAAGAGTCATGAGAATGGTTGAAGGCACTTGATTGAATGCAAATATctgcaccattttttttaaaatcacatctcCTATGCCTCTAAATCCTTTCAACTGAAGATAAAAATCAATCTTAGGTATATTAGCAGATTAAATGATATGAGTTATTTCacttagtaaaaatatttttaagagtacTTGGCTTCACTTTCAATTTTCTAAGGGAGAACATGACATAATTCCATTGATCCACATCCCTGTTACATGCATGCATCCCATTATCTGTATAAAACAAGTGTTGAATGAGTGGAAGTAATAAAAACTAAGTCTTTGCCTCTACTCTCTTAAGTGTGATAGGTAACTTCCTTTAATGACCTTCTTGAGTTTTTGGGATTTCCACAGCAATGTACTAAGGGATGGTAAACTGCCCCTCAGTAGGAtctcatcaggaaaaaaaatgttactcAGTATCCTTGAgtctgttttctcatctctatAGGCCCAAACCCTTTGGGAGTAACTAGGTTGTGGATCGACACCCAAGCATCCAAATTCAGTTAATTTCTCATTCCTTGACATGAAGTACAGTCACCAATTGTGGAAAATATTTAGGAGATAAGAACTAGAGCCAGcgatatgtaaaatatatatatctctGGATAAGAAAGTCAATAACTacaaatgagattataatttTATAGGGTCTcagataaaataatgaatatccAATAAATCGTATTAGATATTTTCACCAGGCTGAAGCATCATCCCCCAAAGAATAAATGCAGAGTTAGACATAAAATAtgtggggtgagtgtttggtgcactggtaaagaaataaaatataaccaACCCAGCATAAGTTCTCTGTTTTATTAATATAACTACCTGTTCTCCCACTTTTTAAACTTCAGAACAGTGTGTTTTATCAGGAAGTATATTGGACTCTTCTTGAGGAGACACAGTTCCTAATTATGccattaatttcttttcattcttttaagcACTTGGTACCTGgattttctcatctgtcaaatgatAATAAAGCATAGTAATAAGTCATGCTGTGCCCCTCCTATAtgcttaagatgataaaatataaaataagaaaaacttttTATAAGCAAAAAGTAAGTTATTTACATAAAATAGTTCTATAACTCATACTGCAAATAGTATTTGACATTACTTGGGAAGCAAATCATGTGTGGATCAGTTTCAGCTTTTAATCTAAAAGAATATtcttctctggcctcctcctgCTTTAACTCCTTCCTCTGGTACTTTCATTTCCATAGTACTCTTTTATTCAATCTACGAAGAGTTACAATTTTACTTTTCTTAGAATTCAGGATCTACACTTTAATATCAGTATTGccctagattctttttttaagattttatttatccatttgagagacagagttacaaacacagagagagaggtcttctgtccactggttcactccccaaactgctgcaacagctggaccaatctgaagccaggagccaggagcttcctccaggtcttccacatggatgcagaggcccaagaacctgggccatcttccgctgctttcccagaccatcatcagggagctggatcagaagtggagcagacaggacttgaactggtgcccacatgggatgccagtgctacaggtggaggcttaaccagttACATCCCATTGCAGGTCTCAGTCCTAGATTCCTAAATTGATCTAGGATTCTAGCCATATATTTATAGCATCTCTATTATAGCTAATTCATAatccacacataaacacagactCTTTTGAAGGTAGGCACTGCCTTGTAGCTGTCCAGTTGGAAATGGAGAAAATGAGGGTAGGGGGTTGTGCAGAGCTTAAGGCAGCATTTGGcgtgcctgtatcccacatcagagtgccaggctTTGAGTCCAAGCTCCTcgcctgatttcagcttcctgcagatcAATACcttttgggagacctagattgaatttgcagcccctgctttggcctggcccaggctctgctATTGTCAATTTGTCTCCTGAATAGTGGTGGAGATGTAAAGAAAACTAATTTCTCTGAATTTGCAAATAATCCTTTTCTGGTCTCCCTTTATCTCAGAGAACATTTACCTGCTCGCTAAAGAATGTATTTCCCAAAGCAAATCTCACATGGTTTATAGACGGAAGATCCCTTCAAGATGGAAATGAAGGTAAGGGAACAAATCAGTGGAAATGGGTATGACAAAGGATGAACTTGAGAAAGTATCATTGCCCAGGCTTGACCTTTGCATTTAAGAACACTTCTCATTccaaataaaatgtcatctttcctACCAGATATCATTTTCTAATACTTTATCTGGGTCCTCCATGGAGGTAAGGGTAAAATTTCTCAGAATGAAAGAATACAATTGACTTCATCACAAC
Above is a genomic segment from Lepus europaeus isolate LE1 chromosome 2, mLepTim1.pri, whole genome shotgun sequence containing:
- the ZBED2 gene encoding zinc finger BED domain-containing protein 2 is translated as MMRQEEEEKDGTRLKAKGDLEMQEEEEIRETGELVGSFTSALPASMPQNRGTRFSEAWEYFHLAPARAGHHPNQYATCRLCGRQVSRGPGVNVGTTALWKHLKSMHREELEKGGHAQARQCQDSRPQGPQLPAGIEGDWGRLLEQVGTLALWASQREKEVLWGERAVEWRERAVERRERALEEVERAILAMKWKVRAENEAHHRDKDPPAAALPFHFV